In bacterium, the following proteins share a genomic window:
- the carA gene encoding glutamine-hydrolyzing carbamoyl-phosphate synthase small subunit gives MEARIALETGLCFTGRLFGAPREAAGELVFHTGMTGYQEILTDPSYAGQIVLFTAPHIGNYGIQAEDYESARVQPVAVVLRDHCRRSFHRRAERGLEDLLRRDAVPALSEVDTRALTIAVREGGACRAAIGLAEPAALVARARALPAMSATDWVARVSCRTPYAVPAAAAPPEGGPAFRIAVLDFGVKRSILGRLAAEGIDCRVLPARTPAAELLAAGYEGVFLSNGPGDPATQPALVATVRALLAAELPLFGICLGHQLLARALGADTVKLPFGHHGANHPVQRLADGRVEITSQNHNYAVPAASLAATAARATHLSLNDNTVEGLELPGRPVYSVQYHPEAAPGPRDSRYLFARFRRDMAARRKRGAGRAAAAPASGPARGAAPGGER, from the coding sequence TTGGAGGCGAGGATCGCGCTCGAGACCGGCCTGTGCTTCACGGGCCGGCTGTTTGGGGCGCCGCGCGAGGCGGCGGGGGAGCTGGTTTTCCACACCGGGATGACCGGCTACCAGGAGATCCTCACCGACCCCAGCTACGCCGGCCAGATCGTCCTCTTCACTGCTCCCCACATCGGCAACTACGGCATCCAGGCTGAGGACTACGAGTCCGCGCGCGTGCAGCCCGTGGCCGTGGTGCTGCGCGACCACTGTCGCCGCAGCTTCCACCGGCGCGCCGAGCGCGGCCTCGAGGACCTGCTGCGCCGCGACGCCGTGCCCGCCCTCAGCGAAGTGGACACCCGCGCCCTCACGATCGCCGTGCGCGAGGGCGGCGCCTGTCGCGCGGCGATCGGCCTCGCCGAGCCGGCGGCGCTCGTCGCCCGCGCCCGCGCGCTGCCGGCGATGAGCGCCACCGACTGGGTGGCCCGCGTGAGCTGCCGCACGCCCTACGCCGTGCCGGCCGCGGCCGCGCCGCCCGAGGGCGGACCGGCCTTTCGCATCGCCGTGCTGGACTTCGGGGTCAAGCGCAGCATCCTCGGGCGGCTGGCCGCCGAGGGCATCGACTGCCGCGTGCTGCCCGCGCGCACGCCGGCCGCGGAGCTGCTGGCCGCCGGCTACGAGGGCGTCTTCCTCAGCAACGGGCCGGGCGATCCCGCCACGCAGCCCGCGCTCGTGGCGACCGTGCGCGCCCTGCTCGCCGCGGAGCTGCCGCTCTTCGGCATCTGCCTCGGCCACCAGCTCCTCGCCCGCGCGCTGGGCGCGGATACCGTGAAGTTGCCCTTCGGGCACCACGGCGCCAATCATCCCGTGCAGCGTCTCGCCGACGGCCGCGTGGAGATCACCAGCCAGAACCACAACTACGCCGTGCCGGCGGCCTCGCTGGCGGCCACCGCCGCGCGGGCCACACACTTGAGTTTGAACGACAACACAGTGGAGGGCCTGGAGCTGCCCGGCCGCCCGGTCTACTCGGTGCAGTACCACCCCGAGGCCGCGCCCGGCCCGCGCGACAGCCGCTACCTCTTCGCGCGCTTCCGCCGCGACATGGCCGCGCGGCGGAAGCGCGGGGCGGGGCGCGCCGCGGCCGCCCCCGCTTCCGGGCCCGCGCGCGGCGCCGCCCCCGGGGGCGAGCGCTGA
- a CDS encoding DUF3800 domain-containing protein produces MKYRMYVDEVGNSDLKASSEPNHRYLSLTGVILELGYVDAKVFPALEDLKRRYFGSHPDDPIVLHRKELLNRKPPFMALRDPEVALRFDRELLLLLGDLEYRVITVVIDKREQVERYQTWRYDPYHYCLKVLLERYVLWLGRNRAQGDVMAESRGGWGSSGRESQRCSKPASTTEGGEAGSMAGGASSCHEKRPRRAAKASTFHLQSPGLLII; encoded by the coding sequence ATGAAGTACCGGATGTACGTGGATGAAGTCGGCAACTCAGATCTCAAGGCGTCTTCGGAACCGAACCACCGCTACCTCAGCCTGACGGGTGTCATTCTGGAGCTAGGCTACGTCGACGCCAAGGTCTTCCCTGCACTTGAAGACCTCAAGCGTCGCTATTTCGGCTCGCATCCGGACGATCCTATCGTCCTCCACCGCAAAGAGCTGCTTAACCGCAAGCCGCCCTTCATGGCCCTGAGGGATCCTGAGGTGGCGCTGCGATTCGATCGCGAGTTGCTCCTGCTTCTCGGCGATCTTGAGTACCGCGTCATCACCGTTGTGATCGACAAGCGGGAGCAGGTTGAGCGCTATCAAACCTGGCGGTATGATCCCTACCACTACTGCCTCAAGGTTCTGCTCGAGCGATACGTGCTCTGGCTTGGGCGGAATCGCGCGCAGGGGGATGTGATGGCAGAGTCGAGGGGCGGATGGGGGAGTTCGGGGCGAGAATCGCAGCGCTGCTCGAAGCCGGCAAGTACGACCGAAGGGGGCGAGGCGGGATCGATGGCTGGGGGCGCAAGCTCCTGCCATGAAAAACGGCCCCGAAGGGCCGCGAAGGCATCAACCTTCCACCTCCAGTCGCCTGGATTGCTGATAATCTAG